Proteins found in one Pectobacterium atrosepticum genomic segment:
- a CDS encoding EmmdR/YeeO family multidrug/toxin efflux MATE transporter, giving the protein MKKLKDTDWYKKRYSNRVLFWREISPLAFPIFIEGLCVVLMGVFSTFLVSWLGKEAMAAVGLADSFNMVIIAFFTAVALGTAVVVAFSLGQRNRKQARSAARQSMSLLVLSSFLLVALVEFAGSAIIDLIAGQADEQVKVLALTFLRWTVWGYPAVAVALVGCGALRGAGNTKLPMVINIGMNILNIAISSLLIYGAFSWDGIGFIGAGIGITISRYIGAVLVILTLMHGFNGALRIPFKSYFAPFTLSILYEVLSIGIPASIESVMFNIGKLITQRFVAGMGTEVIAGNFIAFSISTLINLPGNSLGAAATIIVGTRLGKGQIMQSTRQLKHIFWLSNIGLCTLAILSVPSASFLASFYTNEPEVIEVAKHLLWLNALFMPIWAASWVLPAGLKGAKDASYTMWVAMAGMWGCRVIAGYILGVMLGLGVIGVWMGMFFDWIVRGFFYYRRLMSGRWLWRYRPPTDS; this is encoded by the coding sequence TCTATGCGTCGTGCTCATGGGGGTTTTCAGCACTTTCCTGGTCAGTTGGTTGGGGAAAGAGGCCATGGCAGCCGTCGGCCTGGCTGACAGCTTCAATATGGTTATTATCGCCTTCTTTACCGCTGTCGCCTTGGGGACCGCCGTTGTTGTCGCTTTCAGTCTGGGCCAGCGCAATAGAAAGCAGGCACGTTCTGCCGCTCGCCAATCAATGTCATTACTCGTCCTGTCATCATTTCTGTTAGTTGCTCTGGTTGAATTCGCCGGTTCTGCAATCATCGATCTGATCGCAGGACAGGCCGATGAACAGGTGAAGGTGCTTGCTCTCACGTTTCTTCGCTGGACGGTATGGGGATATCCCGCTGTCGCCGTTGCGCTAGTCGGCTGCGGCGCACTGCGGGGCGCGGGTAACACTAAATTGCCTATGGTCATCAACATTGGGATGAATATCCTCAATATTGCCATCAGCAGCCTGCTAATCTACGGCGCATTTTCCTGGGATGGTATCGGCTTTATTGGCGCGGGCATTGGTATTACCATTTCACGTTACATTGGGGCGGTACTTGTTATTCTGACGCTGATGCACGGTTTTAACGGTGCGTTGCGCATTCCCTTCAAGTCTTACTTTGCACCTTTTACCCTATCGATCCTCTATGAAGTGCTCAGCATCGGCATTCCCGCCAGCATTGAATCCGTGATGTTTAATATCGGCAAGCTCATCACCCAGCGTTTTGTGGCAGGTATGGGGACCGAAGTCATTGCCGGAAACTTTATTGCCTTCTCCATCTCAACGCTGATCAATCTTCCTGGCAATTCGCTCGGTGCAGCCGCCACTATCATCGTTGGCACACGATTAGGGAAAGGCCAGATTATGCAGTCTACTCGACAGCTGAAGCACATCTTCTGGCTGTCCAATATTGGGTTATGTACTCTTGCCATACTGTCGGTGCCCAGCGCCAGCTTTTTGGCGTCGTTTTACACCAATGAGCCAGAAGTGATCGAGGTGGCAAAACACCTTCTGTGGCTCAACGCACTATTTATGCCAATCTGGGCTGCATCCTGGGTGCTACCCGCCGGGTTAAAAGGCGCGAAAGATGCCAGTTACACCATGTGGGTGGCGATGGCAGGAATGTGGGGATGCCGTGTTATCGCGGGATACATCCTCGGCGTGATGCTCGGCCTTGGCGTGATCGGCGTGTGGATGGGGATGTTCTTTGACTGGATTGTACGCGGGTTCTTCTATTACCGCCGTCTGATGAGCGGGCGCTGGCTATGGCGCTATCGCCCTCCGACTGATTCATGA